In Kaistella faecalis, a genomic segment contains:
- a CDS encoding DNA-deoxyinosine glycosylase, whose amino-acid sequence MSNRISSFPPVVSKKSKILILGSVPGVKSLEMQQYYAHPQNQFWRIIFELLGKDFSGDYETRIETIRKNNIALWDVIDTCEREGSLDTKIRNEEHNDITKMLNNHPSINVIFCNGQKSFKNLKKILGKESEIPVFVLPSTSPLHTISFDKKLKEWEIIKTFL is encoded by the coding sequence ATGTCGAACCGAATTTCATCCTTTCCGCCGGTTGTTTCTAAAAAATCTAAAATTCTTATTTTAGGCTCGGTTCCCGGCGTTAAATCCCTGGAAATGCAGCAATATTACGCGCATCCGCAAAACCAGTTCTGGAGAATTATTTTTGAACTTCTAGGAAAGGATTTCAGTGGTGATTATGAGACAAGAATTGAAACCATCAGAAAAAACAATATTGCTTTGTGGGACGTCATCGATACCTGCGAACGCGAGGGAAGCCTCGACACGAAGATCCGAAACGAGGAACATAATGATATTACGAAAATGCTAAATAACCATCCTTCAATCAACGTGATTTTCTGTAATGGTCAGAAATCATTTAAGAATTTAAAGAAAATTTTAGGCAAAGAATCAGAAATTCCTGTATTTGTTTTACCTTCAACAAGTCCGCTTCATACGATTTCGTTCGATAAAAAACTAAAAGAATGGGAAATTATAAAAACATTTTTATGA